The window GTTAGAAACCACAGCGTGGATATGGGGTTCCCCATTCACGATAAGGCCACTCAAAGAGAGGAGCTCGAAGGGTCCCTCATACTTTGCAAAGTGTTCAACCGGAGGAAAGCCGGTTGTCGTTACCCAGTGGAGGTGGACTTCGCTCAAAGTCCCAAAACCTGAAAGGATAACCCCGTGCTCAATGCTTTCCCTTCGGATGACCTCCTCGATAGTTTCAAGGACGTACTCCCCAGGGAAGATACTGACCACTACAATCCGTTCGAGCTTTCCACAACCGTAGTCCACGGTTCCCTCCTCCTTCCTACCGTTTGTAACCATCAATGGACCGTCTGGCACTCCTTCTTTTGAGCTCCTCCTTCACCCACACTGCGTACTCGGAGACCGCCTCCTCAATCCGGTACCGGGGGACGAAGCCGAGCTCTTCCCGAGCCAAGGTAATGTCGAGCGTCTCCCCTCGAGGAAAGAGCTTCCCCGGACCAAGGGACACTTCCTTGGGGGTATCACTGTACTTCTGAGCAAGGCGAGCAAGTTCAGGAAAACTCGTGGCCTCCGGGGTTGCGATGTTGTAGATTCGGTACCGAGGATTCTCCTTTTCGTACGCAAGAACGGTTCCCCAGGCGGTATCCTTCACGTAGGTGAAGCCGAGTTTTTGGTCCCGCCCCCGGTCAAGAGAAAGTCCTTCAAGTCCCTCAAGGGACCCAAGGAGAACTCGAAACACCGGGGTCATCTCAGAAGGCAAAAGCCCCGGA is drawn from Candidatus Caldatribacterium sp. and contains these coding sequences:
- a CDS encoding DNA-binding protein, with product MDYGCGKLERIVVVSIFPGEYVLETIEEVIRRESIEHGVILSGFGTLSEVHLHWVTTTGFPPVEHFAKYEGPFELLSLSGLIVNGEPHIHAVVSNLQGAYGGHLEHGNRVLYLCEVAIGILAEISMRRERKPEGIKQLRFG